The following proteins come from a genomic window of Irregularibacter muris:
- the thiM gene encoding hydroxyethylthiazole kinase: protein MNNLMNACTDLLHEIKGKNPLIHNITNYVTVNDCANAVLAIGASPIMADDAAEVEEIVSISSALVINIGTLNQHTIDSMIMAGKKANELNIPVVFDPVGAGASTLRNQTTQEILRQVKIDVIRGNLSEISFIAGFKSSTKGVDTSMVDEKNDAVGIAKLVCHRYSCVVGITGKVDIISDGIKVAKIANGHKLLSKVTGTGCMTSALVGSFCGVTKDYYTATAAGIAAMGIAGEIAFEKVGVMGTGSFHISVIDALSNMNSTLLLEREKIDETKY, encoded by the coding sequence ATGAATAACTTAATGAATGCTTGTACGGACTTGCTTCATGAAATCAAGGGGAAAAATCCATTGATTCACAACATTACCAACTATGTGACAGTAAATGATTGTGCAAATGCAGTTTTGGCAATTGGGGCATCCCCTATTATGGCAGACGATGCTGCAGAAGTGGAGGAGATTGTTTCCATATCCTCTGCCCTTGTAATTAACATAGGAACTTTAAACCAACATACGATTGATTCAATGATTATGGCGGGTAAAAAAGCCAATGAGCTAAATATTCCTGTAGTTTTTGATCCCGTTGGTGCAGGAGCTTCAACGCTACGAAATCAAACAACACAGGAAATTCTCAGGCAGGTAAAAATAGATGTAATTCGTGGGAACTTATCAGAAATTTCCTTTATAGCAGGATTTAAGTCTTCCACAAAGGGAGTTGATACATCTATGGTAGATGAAAAAAATGATGCAGTAGGTATTGCAAAATTAGTTTGCCATAGATACTCATGTGTTGTAGGAATTACAGGAAAGGTGGATATCATTTCAGACGGGATTAAAGTTGCTAAAATAGCTAATGGTCATAAACTTCTTTCTAAAGTAACCGGTACAGGATGTATGACTTCTGCTCTCGTGGGTAGTTTCTGTGGGGTAACAAAGGATTATTACACAGCTACAGCTGCTGGAATTGCTGCAATGGGAATTGCCGGAGAGATTGCATTTGAAAAAGTAGGAGTAATGGGAACAGGGAGCTTCCACATTAGTGTTATTGATGCTTTGTCAAATATGAACAGCACACTTTTATTAGAAAGAGAGAAAATAGATGAAACCAAATATTGA
- the thiE gene encoding thiamine phosphate synthase: MKPNIDYTLYLVTDREVMSTGKLENAVEQAILGGCTVIQLREKNCSSLEFFKMAIKIKDITDRYQIPLIINDRIDIALAVDAAGVHIGQSDIPARIARKLIGDNKILGVSVSNFEEAIKAYKDDADYLGVGAMFTTDTKTDAKLTSMDELTQIRKSIPLPIVIIGGINKETAVKFIDIGIDGLAVVSAIISQPDIQKAAIKLKQIFKKHLIS, encoded by the coding sequence ATGAAACCAAATATTGATTATACCCTTTACCTTGTAACAGATAGAGAAGTGATGAGTACGGGGAAATTAGAGAATGCTGTGGAGCAAGCTATTTTAGGTGGTTGTACAGTGATACAACTTAGAGAAAAGAATTGTTCATCTCTAGAGTTCTTCAAAATGGCTATAAAGATAAAGGATATTACAGATAGATATCAAATTCCTTTAATCATTAATGATCGAATAGATATAGCATTGGCAGTTGATGCAGCAGGCGTACACATTGGCCAGAGTGACATACCAGCAAGAATTGCGAGAAAATTGATAGGAGACAATAAAATCCTTGGTGTGTCTGTATCGAACTTTGAAGAAGCGATCAAGGCGTACAAAGACGATGCAGATTATCTTGGAGTTGGAGCAATGTTTACCACAGATACAAAAACAGATGCAAAACTTACATCTATGGATGAACTTACGCAGATAAGAAAATCTATCCCACTTCCTATTGTAATCATTGGAGGAATAAACAAGGAAACCGCGGTAAAATTTATTGACATTGGAATAGATGGATTAGCTGTTGTTTCTGCCATTATTTCACAACCAGATATTCAGAAAGCTGCAATAAAATTAAAGCAAATTTTTAAAAAACATCTCATAAGTTGA
- a CDS encoding MarR family winged helix-turn-helix transcriptional regulator encodes MKELEKLDDIDKRYRIFGTIFLLSNKLETIGNSFLDELTTKQWFFMLTLTTFFESPPTLSQLANQMGTSHQNSKQLAIRLQEKGFLTIKKDERDNRVLRIFSTKKIEEYVKTRQNKDDNFIEDFFRGLKNSEVQELDKILFKLMDNIYDIEEELS; translated from the coding sequence ATGAAAGAATTAGAAAAATTAGATGATATTGATAAAAGATATCGTATTTTTGGAACGATATTTTTACTATCCAATAAATTGGAGACCATTGGGAATAGTTTTCTTGATGAACTTACAACCAAGCAATGGTTTTTTATGTTGACATTGACAACCTTTTTCGAAAGCCCCCCTACACTTAGCCAATTAGCTAATCAAATGGGAACCTCTCACCAAAATTCAAAACAACTTGCCATTCGACTTCAAGAAAAGGGCTTTTTAACTATTAAGAAAGATGAACGGGACAATCGTGTGCTTCGAATATTTTCTACAAAGAAAATTGAAGAGTATGTAAAAACGAGACAAAATAAGGATGATAATTTTATTGAAGATTTTTTTAGGGGGTTAAAAAATAGTGAGGTTCAAGAACTAGATAAGATCTTATTTAAGTTGATGGATAATATTTATGATATTGAAGAAGAATTATCTTAA
- a CDS encoding FMN-binding protein encodes MKKKAIILIILLICLLGLTWTIVKNNIVKQADNVVISTLELSSIDDGIYMGEYILSPVKVIVQVQIKNHKIHEIKILEHQNGFGEKAEIINDRVMEKQTLEVDVVSGATVSSKVMLKAIENALSK; translated from the coding sequence GTGAAAAAGAAGGCTATTATCCTAATAATATTATTAATTTGTTTGCTTGGACTGACATGGACTATAGTCAAGAATAATATAGTTAAACAGGCGGATAATGTAGTTATTTCTACTTTGGAATTATCAAGCATAGATGATGGTATCTATATGGGAGAATATATCCTATCACCAGTTAAAGTTATAGTGCAAGTTCAGATTAAGAATCATAAAATACATGAAATTAAGATATTAGAGCACCAAAACGGATTTGGAGAAAAAGCAGAAATAATTAATGACCGTGTAATGGAGAAACAGACATTAGAGGTTGATGTAGTTTCAGGAGCAACTGTAAGTAGTAAAGTTATGCTTAAAGCAATAGAGAATGCTTTAAGTAAATAG
- a CDS encoding flavodoxin domain-containing protein, giving the protein MNNIAIVYKSKYGSTKRYAQWIAEETKGDCFRSSGIGIKKLMEYDTIVYGGGLYASGIAGISIITKNYESLKDKKIIVFTVGLASTDREGVFLPIIEKNFSKEMRDTIKFFHLRGGIDYKKLGIIHKSMMAMLKNIISKKNSDELSEDDRELLATYGGKVDFTDKNTITPLLSFLEN; this is encoded by the coding sequence ATGAATAATATAGCTATAGTATATAAATCAAAATATGGAAGCACGAAAAGATATGCGCAGTGGATAGCTGAAGAAACTAAAGGGGATTGCTTTAGATCTTCAGGAATAGGGATAAAGAAACTGATGGAATACGATACCATTGTTTATGGTGGTGGATTATATGCAAGTGGAATTGCCGGAATCTCCATCATTACTAAGAATTATGAGTCTTTAAAAGATAAAAAGATAATCGTTTTTACAGTAGGCTTAGCTTCAACGGATAGGGAAGGAGTTTTTCTTCCTATTATAGAAAAGAATTTTTCAAAAGAAATGCGCGATACTATAAAATTTTTTCATTTGCGTGGTGGAATTGATTATAAGAAATTAGGAATAATACATAAATCTATGATGGCAATGCTAAAAAATATAATTTCTAAGAAAAATTCTGATGAATTATCAGAGGATGATCGGGAACTTTTAGCTACCTATGGAGGAAAAGTTGATTTTACAGATAAAAATACCATCACACCTTTATTATCATTTTTGGAAAACTAA
- a CDS encoding catalase: MHNHNGWYPSDKGNPRRATHSQTVGVRGPVLIQDTALHETLEDFVFSTTLPRRIHTKGYGAFGCFYTTHSMKQYTKAKFLQTPNQQVPVAVRFSFAASNQGTPDTSRNVRGFSTKFYTDEGIFDLLCNHLPVFFVRDAIRVPNIISHLSPSPVNNLPDPERLWSLFAKYPEATNMLIWFFSDLATVKSLRHIKGYSVSTYVWRNAQGVRHYVKYHWLPLAGVKYIDQQEAQRLACEDPNISGRDLYDSIAKGKAVEYELRVQLMNPEDAKTLPFDPLDDTKVWDETRYPLLPVGRMVLNRNPVNYAEQVEKLAFNPANLLPGLEFSDDKVLQGRTFIYSDAQRHRLGPDYRDIPVNKQPNWSPASMVSSGNGRYVAGEIMRAEIPNPDNFTQATQRYESFSAKEKKNLANNIASGLVNARPNTQSAVLWHLEQVSPVLAETVRNQMLLYADPGKR, translated from the coding sequence ATGCACAATCATAACGGATGGTATCCATCAGATAAGGGGAATCCACGGCGTGCAACCCATTCGCAGACAGTGGGTGTACGGGGACCAGTCCTTATACAGGATACCGCCCTACATGAAACCTTGGAAGACTTTGTATTCTCTACTACACTGCCAAGACGTATCCATACAAAAGGGTATGGTGCTTTCGGATGTTTTTACACTACTCACTCAATGAAGCAATATACAAAAGCCAAATTTTTGCAAACACCTAATCAACAGGTGCCCGTGGCGGTGCGTTTCTCTTTCGCTGCAAGCAATCAGGGAACACCAGACACTTCTAGAAATGTTCGAGGATTCAGTACCAAGTTTTATACCGATGAAGGAATCTTTGATCTGCTCTGCAATCATCTCCCTGTCTTTTTTGTACGGGATGCCATTCGTGTACCGAATATAATTAGCCATCTTTCGCCTTCACCAGTGAACAATCTGCCCGACCCAGAGAGGCTTTGGAGCCTATTTGCCAAGTACCCCGAAGCAACCAATATGCTTATATGGTTTTTCTCAGATCTGGCAACGGTAAAGAGCCTTCGCCATATCAAGGGATATAGTGTAAGCACCTATGTCTGGCGCAATGCACAGGGTGTTCGGCACTATGTAAAATACCACTGGCTCCCTCTAGCAGGGGTGAAGTATATTGACCAACAGGAGGCTCAGCGACTGGCATGCGAAGACCCTAATATTTCTGGACGTGATCTGTATGACAGTATAGCAAAAGGCAAGGCTGTGGAATATGAACTGCGTGTACAGCTGATGAATCCTGAAGATGCAAAGACACTTCCCTTTGATCCTTTGGATGATACCAAGGTATGGGATGAAACCCGATATCCCCTTTTACCCGTTGGACGAATGGTCTTAAACCGCAATCCAGTAAATTATGCTGAGCAGGTAGAAAAATTGGCCTTTAATCCGGCAAATTTACTCCCCGGCCTAGAATTTTCAGACGACAAGGTATTACAGGGACGTACATTTATTTATTCAGATGCACAGCGTCATAGACTGGGTCCTGACTATCGTGATATCCCTGTCAACAAACAGCCAAATTGGTCTCCTGCATCTATGGTATCCAGTGGAAACGGCAGATATGTAGCCGGAGAAATTATGCGAGCGGAAATCCCGAATCCTGACAATTTTACCCAAGCCACTCAAAGATATGAATCCTTTTCTGCAAAAGAAAAGAAGAATCTTGCAAATAATATTGCATCAGGGCTTGTGAATGCTCGACCTAATACACAGAGCGCTGTCCTATGGCATTTAGAGCAAGTTTCCCCTGTACTTGCAGAAACGGTCAGAAATCAAATGCTTTTGTATGCCGATCCAGGAAAAAGATAG
- a CDS encoding AraC family transcriptional regulator, translated as MDSLSNMNHALAYIEEHLTEDMDYSKISKIAYCSEYHFKRMFSFLSGISLSEYIRRRRLTLAALDLKDRDLRIIDVAVKYGYRSADSFSRAFYSMHGILPSEARSENTQLKAYPRMTFQLSIKGGCEMNYRIVEKESFNLVGFKKRVPIIFEGVNPEIAKMTELLTPQVIKQLKSISNEEPIGIISASTNFSEGRMEEKGELDHYIGVATSSNETTEFDVLKINAGTWAVFQSIGPFPETLQNIWGRIYSEWFPSSGYEAVEGPEILWNESQDTNNPKYRSEIWIPVKKK; from the coding sequence ATGGATTCTTTAAGCAATATGAATCATGCATTGGCATACATTGAAGAGCACTTAACTGAGGATATGGATTATAGTAAAATATCGAAAATTGCTTACTGCTCAGAATATCATTTTAAGCGGATGTTTTCTTTTTTATCAGGTATAAGTTTATCAGAGTATATTCGGAGAAGAAGGCTAACTTTGGCTGCCCTTGATTTGAAAGATAGGGATTTGAGAATAATCGATGTTGCTGTTAAATATGGTTATCGTTCAGCCGATTCTTTTTCCCGTGCTTTTTATTCTATGCATGGCATTCTCCCTTCTGAAGCAAGAAGTGAGAATACACAGCTAAAAGCTTATCCAAGAATGACCTTTCAATTATCCATTAAAGGAGGATGTGAAATGAACTATCGCATTGTTGAAAAAGAATCATTTAATTTAGTAGGATTTAAAAAGAGAGTTCCCATTATTTTTGAAGGGGTCAATCCAGAGATTGCAAAAATGACTGAACTTTTAACCCCTCAGGTTATTAAACAATTAAAATCAATTTCAAATGAAGAACCAATAGGCATTATTAGTGCTTCCACTAACTTTTCAGAGGGAAGAATGGAAGAAAAAGGAGAGTTAGATCATTACATCGGAGTAGCAACATCAAGTAATGAAACCACAGAATTTGATGTATTAAAAATTAATGCTGGTACCTGGGCAGTATTCCAATCCATTGGACCATTCCCAGAAACACTGCAAAATATTTGGGGGAGGATCTATTCAGAATGGTTTCCGTCATCAGGATATGAGGCAGTGGAAGGTCCAGAGATTTTGTGGAATGAGAGCCAGGACACGAATAATCCAAAGTATAGAAGTGAAATCTGGATTCCAGTGAAGAAGAAGTAA
- the lysS gene encoding lysine--tRNA ligase — MNKQLDMERKLSEQEQIRVDKIKKLEVLGIDPFGGRFDVTHYSEELKVKYIDTPKELLEKNQIQVAVAGRIMTKRSKGKTGFMHIQDNDGQIQIYLRQDVLSELDFQVFSMCDIGDIVGIRGTVFRTNTGEISIKAKRYVHLTKALKPLPEKFHGITDEDEKLRKRYLDMIMNRDVKEIFMKKQKFWSTIRNYLIENDFLEVETPILETSSGGAAATPFATHHNALDIEVFLRISMGELWQKKLLVAGYEKTFEIGRQFRNEGVSNEHLQDYTQMELYWAYADFKMGMEFCKGMYRRVTKAVMGTSKFTSRGFEIDIDAEWEIYDFETIIEEKVGINIYNTTKEAVMEKLDEKKIEYDPKAGFWRLVDVLWKVVRKDIAGPGFLVGQPVQLNPLPKRLKEDERKVAQMQIILAGSEMGNGYTELNNPIDLEERFKEQRAMGEEGDADAHEHDASFVEALRYGMPPAFGFGVSERFFSVLMDRPIRECVMFPLMKPIV; from the coding sequence ATGAATAAACAGTTAGATATGGAAAGAAAACTAAGTGAGCAAGAGCAAATTCGCGTTGATAAGATTAAGAAGCTAGAAGTGTTGGGAATTGATCCATTTGGTGGCAGATTCGATGTGACACACTATTCTGAAGAGTTGAAGGTTAAGTATATCGATACACCAAAGGAGTTACTAGAGAAGAACCAAATCCAAGTCGCAGTTGCTGGAAGAATAATGACAAAGAGAAGCAAAGGGAAGACTGGATTCATGCACATTCAAGATAATGATGGGCAGATCCAGATCTATCTAAGGCAGGATGTATTGAGTGAATTGGACTTCCAAGTATTCAGTATGTGCGATATCGGAGACATCGTTGGTATCAGAGGTACTGTATTTAGAACCAATACAGGTGAAATTAGCATCAAGGCTAAAAGATATGTCCATTTAACAAAGGCTTTGAAGCCGCTTCCTGAAAAATTCCACGGTATCACTGATGAAGATGAAAAGCTTCGTAAAAGATATTTAGACATGATAATGAATAGGGACGTAAAGGAAATCTTCATGAAAAAGCAGAAATTTTGGAGCACTATCCGAAATTATCTGATTGAAAATGACTTCCTTGAGGTTGAGACGCCTATTCTTGAGACTTCATCTGGCGGTGCGGCAGCGACACCTTTTGCTACCCATCACAATGCTTTAGACATTGAAGTGTTCTTGAGAATATCAATGGGTGAGCTATGGCAGAAGAAATTGCTAGTTGCAGGTTATGAGAAGACCTTTGAGATTGGAAGACAGTTTAGGAATGAGGGCGTAAGTAACGAGCATCTTCAGGACTATACACAGATGGAGCTTTATTGGGCATATGCAGACTTCAAGATGGGTATGGAATTTTGTAAGGGAATGTACAGACGTGTCACAAAAGCGGTAATGGGTACTTCAAAATTCACATCCCGTGGCTTTGAAATCGACATAGATGCTGAGTGGGAAATCTATGATTTCGAGACGATCATAGAAGAAAAGGTAGGTATAAACATCTACAATACTACCAAGGAAGCTGTTATGGAGAAACTTGATGAGAAAAAAATTGAGTATGATCCTAAAGCAGGTTTTTGGAGATTGGTGGATGTGCTTTGGAAGGTTGTTAGAAAGGATATTGCTGGCCCAGGATTCTTGGTTGGTCAACCGGTACAACTCAATCCACTACCTAAACGTCTTAAAGAAGACGAAAGAAAAGTGGCTCAGATGCAGATTATTCTTGCTGGTTCAGAGATGGGGAATGGCTACACCGAGCTTAATAATCCCATTGATCTAGAGGAGCGGTTCAAAGAGCAACGTGCAATGGGAGAAGAGGGCGATGCTGATGCACATGAGCATGATGCATCCTTTGTTGAAGCCCTTCGATATGGTATGCCGCCAGCCTTTGGATTTGGTGTATCCGAGAGATTCTTCTCTGTCCTGATGGATCGTCCAATCAGAGAATGTGTCATGTTTCCCCTTATGAAGCCTATAGTTTGA
- a CDS encoding TetR/AcrR family transcriptional regulator: protein MAKFTELEKEKIRKELLEVAYGFFIDKGFKSTSFEDLTSSVGIAKSTFYIFFESKEMLYMELLALEGEQIEKQVWPKVIAAEDIRSAIKMYLNEMALELESKILTQRLVYDLEEYKIVSRKLNPEYVGSEQLRSIVPLMEFIKSRQDSQEIIDEDPGVIAGVLKLALLIGSQKRELQQYDYEKIRELLFEAVVNQIARD, encoded by the coding sequence ATGGCTAAATTTACAGAGTTAGAAAAAGAAAAAATTCGAAAGGAATTGCTTGAAGTTGCCTATGGTTTTTTTATAGATAAAGGTTTTAAGAGTACTTCGTTTGAGGATCTTACTTCATCAGTTGGAATTGCAAAGAGTACTTTTTATATATTTTTCGAGTCAAAGGAAATGCTATATATGGAATTGTTAGCACTTGAGGGAGAGCAAATTGAAAAACAGGTATGGCCAAAGGTTATCGCTGCTGAAGATATACGTTCAGCTATAAAAATGTACTTAAACGAGATGGCTTTAGAATTAGAATCTAAGATTTTAACTCAAAGACTGGTTTATGACCTTGAGGAGTACAAAATTGTATCTAGAAAGTTAAATCCAGAGTATGTTGGCTCAGAGCAGCTAAGAAGCATCGTCCCTCTTATGGAATTTATCAAATCAAGACAAGACTCTCAGGAGATTATTGATGAAGACCCAGGCGTTATAGCTGGGGTTTTAAAGTTAGCTTTATTAATAGGTTCTCAAAAGAGAGAACTGCAGCAATATGATTATGAAAAAATTAGAGAGTTATTATTCGAAGCTGTTGTTAATCAAATTGCTCGGGATTAA
- a CDS encoding alpha/beta fold hydrolase, whose product MTERIIGFNNVHICTESFGDINNPTILLIMGATASMIWWGEEFCKKLSNQGFHVIRYDNRDVGKSITYKYGHPEYTFEDLADDAMQVLDAYEVDKAHIVGMSMGGIITQIVALKHANRVLSISLIMTSNFDSSLPKKDSKVAEVLAELKIKNWQNKDEVVECFLKKSRVLIGSKYIFDEEKARRLNEQEFDRASNLQSRENHGFIRDEGIYLSRTSEINVPTLVIHGTEDPIIPYEHGVYLSKIIPDAVLVTLEGTGHELHHDDWDEIINNISKHAASL is encoded by the coding sequence ATGACAGAAAGAATAATTGGTTTTAATAATGTTCATATCTGCACTGAGAGTTTTGGAGACATTAACAATCCAACGATCTTGTTAATTATGGGAGCTACTGCATCAATGATTTGGTGGGGAGAAGAGTTTTGTAAGAAACTAAGCAATCAAGGGTTTCATGTTATACGCTATGACAATAGAGATGTAGGTAAGTCAATTACTTACAAATATGGTCATCCAGAGTATACCTTTGAGGATTTAGCAGACGATGCAATGCAGGTGCTAGATGCCTATGAGGTTGATAAGGCTCACATAGTTGGTATGTCTATGGGGGGAATAATTACGCAAATAGTCGCTCTTAAACACGCCAACAGGGTTCTTAGTATTTCATTAATTATGACATCAAATTTCGATTCGAGTCTTCCTAAAAAGGATAGTAAAGTAGCAGAAGTCTTAGCAGAGCTTAAAATCAAAAATTGGCAAAATAAAGATGAAGTGGTAGAATGTTTTCTCAAAAAAAGTAGAGTTCTTATAGGGTCTAAATATATATTTGATGAAGAGAAAGCGAGAAGACTAAATGAGCAGGAATTTGATAGAGCTAGCAATTTGCAGAGTAGGGAGAATCACGGATTTATAAGAGATGAGGGGATATATTTATCTAGAACTAGTGAAATCAATGTTCCTACATTGGTAATACATGGAACAGAAGACCCTATTATTCCCTACGAGCATGGAGTTTATCTTTCTAAAATTATACCGGACGCGGTATTAGTTACCCTAGAGGGTACTGGACATGAACTACACCATGACGATTGGGATGAAATTATTAATAATATATCAAAGCATGCAGCAAGTTTATAA
- a CDS encoding Mph(B) family macrolide 2'-phosphotransferase, protein MSKDIQQIIKMTEKHNLILKKETMQFNESGLDFQVVFAQDESGIDWVLRLPRRKDVMPRTKVEKQALDLINQYAQSFQVPNWIIYTEDLIAYKKLDGVPAGTIDHNIGNYVWEIDINNVPESFHKSLGRVLAELHSIPHDKAAELGLVVQTPEEARRSMKQRMEDVKTKFGVGEKLWNRWQSWVNNDEIWPKKTGLIHGDVHAGHTMIDKEANVTGLIDWTEAKVTDVSNDFVFNYKAFGEEGLEALILAYKEAGGYYWPKMKEHIIELDAAYGVAIAEFAMVSDIEEYVQMAKNALEVQSS, encoded by the coding sequence ATGAGTAAAGATATTCAACAAATTATAAAAATGACTGAAAAACATAATCTTATTCTAAAGAAAGAAACAATGCAGTTTAATGAATCTGGGCTGGATTTTCAAGTTGTATTTGCCCAAGATGAAAGTGGAATTGATTGGGTGCTTAGATTACCTAGGCGGAAAGATGTAATGCCAAGAACAAAGGTAGAAAAACAAGCATTAGATTTGATAAATCAGTATGCACAATCTTTTCAAGTGCCAAACTGGATCATTTACACAGAGGACCTAATAGCATACAAGAAGTTAGATGGTGTGCCAGCAGGAACCATTGATCATAATATAGGAAACTATGTTTGGGAGATAGATATTAACAATGTTCCAGAATCCTTTCATAAGTCTCTTGGTAGAGTGTTAGCAGAGCTTCATAGCATACCCCATGATAAAGCAGCTGAACTTGGCCTGGTCGTCCAAACACCAGAAGAAGCAAGAAGGTCTATGAAGCAGCGTATGGAGGATGTAAAAACAAAGTTTGGTGTAGGTGAAAAACTATGGAACAGATGGCAGTCATGGGTTAATAATGATGAAATTTGGCCTAAGAAAACTGGACTGATTCATGGAGATGTACATGCCGGACATACCATGATAGATAAAGAAGCGAATGTAACTGGATTAATTGACTGGACTGAAGCTAAGGTTACAGATGTTTCAAACGACTTTGTTTTTAACTATAAGGCTTTTGGAGAAGAAGGACTAGAAGCTTTGATTCTTGCCTATAAAGAAGCTGGAGGTTATTACTGGCCTAAGATGAAAGAGCATATTATTGAACTGGACGCTGCATATGGAGTTGCAATTGCTGAGTTTGCCATGGTATCTGATATTGAGGAATATGTTCAGATGGCCAAAAATGCGTTAGAAGTGCAAAGTTCGTAA
- a CDS encoding GNAT family N-acetyltransferase, with translation MRYKDKDIVLKDGTKCLLRSPDEQDAAAMLQYMKMTSTETHYMVRYPEEIQLTEAKEAEFLKNCLESEQDIMIAAFVDGELAGNAGLNCANNFMKIRHRAVLGISIKEKYWNKGIGSTLIQEAIKMAEVIGYEQIELGVFDDNTKAQKLYHRFGFNEWGKVKNAFKLKDGTYCNEMIMGKILRSN, from the coding sequence ATGAGATATAAGGATAAGGATATTGTTTTAAAAGATGGAACAAAATGTTTACTTCGAAGTCCAGATGAACAGGACGCAGCTGCTATGCTACAGTATATGAAAATGACTTCGACAGAAACCCATTACATGGTCAGATATCCTGAGGAAATACAGCTAACGGAAGCAAAAGAAGCAGAGTTTTTGAAGAATTGTTTAGAAAGTGAACAGGACATCATGATTGCGGCTTTTGTGGATGGTGAATTAGCTGGAAACGCTGGTTTAAATTGCGCAAACAACTTTATGAAAATAAGGCATAGAGCCGTTTTGGGTATTTCTATAAAAGAAAAATATTGGAATAAAGGGATAGGCAGTACATTGATTCAGGAAGCCATAAAGATGGCAGAAGTTATAGGCTATGAACAAATTGAATTAGGTGTATTTGATGATAATACCAAAGCCCAAAAACTTTATCACAGATTTGGCTTTAATGAATGGGGAAAAGTGAAAAATGCTTTTAAATTAAAAGATGGAACCTATTGTAATGAGATGATAATGGGGAAAATACTAAGGTCAAACTAA
- a CDS encoding response regulator transcription factor: protein MMEKILIIEDDVDIRTILKIYLEGESYEVWEAGSGGEAMDYLDKEPDLVILDLMLPDIDGLKICKNIRKNYYYPIIMITAKDADHDKILGLSYGADDYITKPFNPLEVIARVKAQLRRSNKYTNSQSDKDTLYYKALTLNKKSKAVKMNEKEIKLTPTEFNILNILLERKGEVLSGEKLLNLIWKEEYYSKTNNTITVHIRNLREKIGDSIEKPEYIKTVWGVGYIIEK, encoded by the coding sequence ATTATGGAAAAAATATTAATTATTGAAGATGATGTAGATATCAGAACCATTTTAAAGATTTATCTTGAAGGGGAGTCTTATGAAGTTTGGGAGGCAGGAAGTGGCGGTGAAGCTATGGACTATCTGGATAAAGAACCAGATTTAGTGATATTAGATTTAATGCTTCCAGACATTGATGGGTTGAAAATATGCAAGAACATCCGTAAAAACTACTATTATCCTATTATTATGATTACAGCTAAAGACGCTGATCATGATAAAATTTTAGGTTTAAGTTATGGTGCCGATGATTATATTACAAAGCCGTTTAACCCTTTAGAGGTGATTGCCAGAGTAAAAGCTCAATTAAGGCGTTCGAATAAATATACCAATAGTCAATCAGACAAGGATACCCTCTATTATAAAGCACTTACTTTAAATAAAAAGAGCAAAGCAGTTAAGATGAATGAAAAAGAGATTAAGCTTACGCCAACAGAGTTTAACATTTTAAATATCCTACTGGAAAGAAAAGGTGAGGTATTAAGTGGTGAAAAACTCTTAAATTTGATTTGGAAAGAGGAGTATTACTCAAAGACAAACAATACGATAACCGTTCATATTCGAAATTTAAGAGAAAAAATAGGAGATTCTATTGAAAAACCAGAATATATTAAAACCGTATGGGGAGTAGGTTATATCATTGAAAAATAA